In a genomic window of Allomeiothermus silvanus DSM 9946:
- a CDS encoding LptF/LptG family permease, whose product MSPLDRYLWREVGAAVLGGLAVIVLAFIGGYLYEVLAPLLQRGADPWVVAQYLAFRVPDALVRGLPIAMLFALLLVLSRMGEESELKAFLAGGISPLRVLFPLLLLAAVLFISGVLIGESIAPKATQSGQSLLRQAVFQKPRALLAPGSTFTDAYGRILYVGQADEGGIGGVRVITAEEILLSERAHFEGGQLVLEGGSRVTYAGSRPRTVARFERGTVPLVELAQDAPGGLSALTLAELHSRIRQYRQSGLPYHAELTAYYRKWAEPAAAFAFTVFAVGLSFFLLGGSRNLGMVGVVVLTFFYYATWSVGRIMGEAGALPPLLAAWGPGTLYAVAGAVLLGVGRR is encoded by the coding sequence ATGAGCCCCCTCGATCGTTACCTTTGGCGCGAGGTGGGGGCTGCTGTCTTGGGTGGGCTAGCGGTGATCGTGCTGGCCTTTATCGGGGGGTACCTGTACGAGGTGCTGGCCCCCCTACTCCAACGCGGGGCCGACCCCTGGGTGGTGGCTCAGTACCTGGCCTTCCGGGTGCCGGATGCCCTGGTACGCGGCCTACCTATCGCGATGCTGTTTGCCTTGCTTTTAGTACTCTCGAGAATGGGCGAGGAATCCGAACTCAAGGCATTTCTGGCGGGCGGGATTTCCCCCTTGCGGGTGCTCTTCCCGCTTTTGCTGCTGGCGGCAGTACTCTTCATCAGCGGGGTGCTGATCGGGGAGAGCATAGCGCCTAAGGCTACCCAGTCCGGACAGAGCCTCTTGCGCCAGGCAGTGTTCCAAAAACCCCGGGCGCTCTTGGCCCCCGGCAGCACCTTTACCGATGCGTATGGACGCATCCTCTATGTGGGCCAGGCCGACGAAGGGGGGATTGGCGGGGTACGGGTCATTACCGCCGAGGAGATCCTGCTTTCTGAACGAGCCCACTTTGAAGGAGGGCAGTTGGTGCTCGAGGGGGGCAGCCGGGTCACCTATGCGGGCAGTCGCCCCCGCACGGTAGCCCGCTTCGAGAGGGGCACCGTGCCGCTAGTCGAGCTGGCCCAGGATGCCCCCGGCGGGTTATCCGCCCTGACGTTGGCCGAGTTGCATAGCCGAATTCGACAGTACCGGCAAAGCGGGCTCCCCTACCACGCCGAACTCACCGCTTATTACCGTAAGTGGGCCGAACCCGCCGCTGCTTTTGCTTTCACGGTCTTCGCGGTAGGGCTGTCGTTTTTCTTGCTAGGGGGCAGCCGGAATCTGGGGATGGTGGGGGTAGTGGTGCTGACTTTCTTCTACTACGCCACTTGGAGCGTGGGCCGGATCATGGGCGAGGCAGGGGCCTTGCCGCCGTTGCTGGCGGCCTGGGGTCCGGGAACCCTTTACGCAGTAGCCGGGGCCGTGTTGCTGGGGGTAGGGCGCAGGTGA